Proteins encoded by one window of Lacerta agilis isolate rLacAgi1 chromosome 11, rLacAgi1.pri, whole genome shotgun sequence:
- the EMB gene encoding embigin isoform X2, which translates to MSASVALHSVRLLLLLVVWGVLDVGSSSSSSSTPAADTSTAQNPNQERATSNGIFSQGTSTSAPRSITQAPILPFKKYNLTMKDSPKDSVFKTVILQSPAELELLCSLVLQPSKDVEKIEVVWKKEHQIIKNDTIYKNESKNSWCSRHEVNVTTRDQLGNYTCVYKTKPEEVNSTFHLQVPEPHGKSERIISYVGDFVVLACLVGSETRQYNPSSWVWYTKNGSEQVAINTTLMPEKYVITQEHANITKLKIMGLSEEDTGVYSCEAMFPLGARKGEVALKVLTYMTPLKPFLAIAAEVVLFVAAIFAYEACTKKKEFQVEVEKEFEQTETLKTEDSNGVENSATRQRKV; encoded by the exons atgagCGCCTCCGTGGCGTTGCACTCCGTTcgcctccttctcctgctggtgGTTTGGGGTGTCTTGGACGTCgggagcagtagcagcagcagcagcactcccgCAG CTGATACTTCGACAGCACAAAATCCCAATCAGGAAAGGGCTACCAGCAATGGAATTTTCTCTCAGGGAACTTCCACTTCAG CTCCACGTTCCATTACACAAGCGCCGATCCTGCCTTTCAAGAAGTATAATTTAACCATGAAGG ATTCCCCCAAAGATTCAGTGTTTAAAACCGTCATTTTACAGAGTCCAGCTGAGCTTGAACTGTTGTGTAGTTTGGTTCTGCAGCCTTCTAAGGATGTGGAAAAAATTGAGGTTGTTTGGAAGAAGGAgcaccaaataataaaaaatgacacAATCTACAAGAATGAAAGCAAGAACAGTTGGTGCAGTCGACACGA GGTAAATGTCACAACAAGAGACCAACTTGGAAACTATACTTGTGTTTATAAAACCAAACCTGAAGAAGTTAATTCTACATTTCATTTGCAAG tGCCTGAACCGCATGGAAAATCTGAGCGCATAATCAGTTACGTAGGCGATTTTGTGGTGCTGGCGTGTTTGGTTGGCAGTGAAACTCGCCAATATAACCCATCTTCCTGGGTTTGGTATACAAAGAATGGAAGCGAACAG GTGGCTATTAATACTACTCTGATGCCAGAAAAGTACGTCATTACTCAAGAGCATGCCAACATAACAAAACTGAAGATCATGGGTCTCTCTGAGGAAGATACTGGGGTTTACTCGTGTGAAGCTATGTTTCCTCTAGGcgcaagaaaaggggaagtgGCTCTCAAAGTTCTCACCTATATGACACCCCTCAAGCCATTTCTTGCAATAGCAGCTGAAGTTGTCCTTTTCGTAGCTGCTATTTTTGCCTATGAAGCGTGCACCAAAAAGAAGGAATTTCAAGTTG
- the EMB gene encoding embigin isoform X3, which produces MSASVALHSVRLLLLLVVWGVLDVGSSSSSSSTPAAPRSITQAPILPFKKYNLTMKDSPKDSVFKTVILQSPAELELLCSLVLQPSKDVEKIEVVWKKEHQIIKNDTIYKNESKNSWCSRHEVNVTTRDQLGNYTCVYKTKPEEVNSTFHLQVPEPHGKSERIISYVGDFVVLACLVGSETRQYNPSSWVWYTKNGSEQVAINTTLMPEKYVITQEHANITKLKIMGLSEEDTGVYSCEAMFPLGARKGEVALKVLTYMTPLKPFLAIAAEVVLFVAAIFAYEACTKKKEFQVEEVEKEFEQTETLKTEDSNGVENSATRQRKV; this is translated from the exons atgagCGCCTCCGTGGCGTTGCACTCCGTTcgcctccttctcctgctggtgGTTTGGGGTGTCTTGGACGTCgggagcagtagcagcagcagcagcactcccgCAG CTCCACGTTCCATTACACAAGCGCCGATCCTGCCTTTCAAGAAGTATAATTTAACCATGAAGG ATTCCCCCAAAGATTCAGTGTTTAAAACCGTCATTTTACAGAGTCCAGCTGAGCTTGAACTGTTGTGTAGTTTGGTTCTGCAGCCTTCTAAGGATGTGGAAAAAATTGAGGTTGTTTGGAAGAAGGAgcaccaaataataaaaaatgacacAATCTACAAGAATGAAAGCAAGAACAGTTGGTGCAGTCGACACGA GGTAAATGTCACAACAAGAGACCAACTTGGAAACTATACTTGTGTTTATAAAACCAAACCTGAAGAAGTTAATTCTACATTTCATTTGCAAG tGCCTGAACCGCATGGAAAATCTGAGCGCATAATCAGTTACGTAGGCGATTTTGTGGTGCTGGCGTGTTTGGTTGGCAGTGAAACTCGCCAATATAACCCATCTTCCTGGGTTTGGTATACAAAGAATGGAAGCGAACAG GTGGCTATTAATACTACTCTGATGCCAGAAAAGTACGTCATTACTCAAGAGCATGCCAACATAACAAAACTGAAGATCATGGGTCTCTCTGAGGAAGATACTGGGGTTTACTCGTGTGAAGCTATGTTTCCTCTAGGcgcaagaaaaggggaagtgGCTCTCAAAGTTCTCACCTATATGACACCCCTCAAGCCATTTCTTGCAATAGCAGCTGAAGTTGTCCTTTTCGTAGCTGCTATTTTTGCCTATGAAGCGTGCACCAAAAAGAAGGAATTTCAAGTTG
- the EMB gene encoding embigin isoform X1, producing MSASVALHSVRLLLLLVVWGVLDVGSSSSSSSTPAADTSTAQNPNQERATSNGIFSQGTSTSAPRSITQAPILPFKKYNLTMKDSPKDSVFKTVILQSPAELELLCSLVLQPSKDVEKIEVVWKKEHQIIKNDTIYKNESKNSWCSRHEVNVTTRDQLGNYTCVYKTKPEEVNSTFHLQVPEPHGKSERIISYVGDFVVLACLVGSETRQYNPSSWVWYTKNGSEQVAINTTLMPEKYVITQEHANITKLKIMGLSEEDTGVYSCEAMFPLGARKGEVALKVLTYMTPLKPFLAIAAEVVLFVAAIFAYEACTKKKEFQVEEVEKEFEQTETLKTEDSNGVENSATRQRKV from the exons atgagCGCCTCCGTGGCGTTGCACTCCGTTcgcctccttctcctgctggtgGTTTGGGGTGTCTTGGACGTCgggagcagtagcagcagcagcagcactcccgCAG CTGATACTTCGACAGCACAAAATCCCAATCAGGAAAGGGCTACCAGCAATGGAATTTTCTCTCAGGGAACTTCCACTTCAG CTCCACGTTCCATTACACAAGCGCCGATCCTGCCTTTCAAGAAGTATAATTTAACCATGAAGG ATTCCCCCAAAGATTCAGTGTTTAAAACCGTCATTTTACAGAGTCCAGCTGAGCTTGAACTGTTGTGTAGTTTGGTTCTGCAGCCTTCTAAGGATGTGGAAAAAATTGAGGTTGTTTGGAAGAAGGAgcaccaaataataaaaaatgacacAATCTACAAGAATGAAAGCAAGAACAGTTGGTGCAGTCGACACGA GGTAAATGTCACAACAAGAGACCAACTTGGAAACTATACTTGTGTTTATAAAACCAAACCTGAAGAAGTTAATTCTACATTTCATTTGCAAG tGCCTGAACCGCATGGAAAATCTGAGCGCATAATCAGTTACGTAGGCGATTTTGTGGTGCTGGCGTGTTTGGTTGGCAGTGAAACTCGCCAATATAACCCATCTTCCTGGGTTTGGTATACAAAGAATGGAAGCGAACAG GTGGCTATTAATACTACTCTGATGCCAGAAAAGTACGTCATTACTCAAGAGCATGCCAACATAACAAAACTGAAGATCATGGGTCTCTCTGAGGAAGATACTGGGGTTTACTCGTGTGAAGCTATGTTTCCTCTAGGcgcaagaaaaggggaagtgGCTCTCAAAGTTCTCACCTATATGACACCCCTCAAGCCATTTCTTGCAATAGCAGCTGAAGTTGTCCTTTTCGTAGCTGCTATTTTTGCCTATGAAGCGTGCACCAAAAAGAAGGAATTTCAAGTTG